The sequence below is a genomic window from Sebastes fasciatus isolate fSebFas1 chromosome 11, fSebFas1.pri, whole genome shotgun sequence.
aaaaaaaagagtggTGGATGGGAGGAAAGTAAAGtaaagggaagggaagggcATTAATGAAGAGATGGGAGGGAGGATGGGGACAGATGAAGCGtaggagggagagaagaagagtggtggagggaggagaaaagtaaaaataaagcaAGAGGGAGAAGAAATAAGATGGTAGGAAAGACCCAGAGGGTGTcagaaaagagaggaagggaagCAGGACAGGGTGGATGGACGGACGGTGCGAGAGGTCTCCGTCCTCCAGATGATGAATCTCTGAGAAGGCTGAAGACGAGGACATCCATCATCAATCTAAACAAACCCAACGCCTCATCCAACAACTAGAAAGACATTATTTATTGAAGCTGTTTTCTTAAGTGAGACGGTTTCAGGAGGATCGTGAAACTCAACCCAACGCTTCAACCCAgggagagaaataaaaaggTAAAAGCTCTTCACCACCCTCAAACCCAGCCAGCCTCCTCCGTCTCAGGGGTGGAGCTCAGCAGCTGATGGAACTGAAGCTGGTGGGGGCGTCCGGGGGGGAGGGAGGTGGTGCGATCCGACGCTGAGACACAATTACCTGTCTAAGCCCGTTATCGACGGTAGGGGGGGGGGATTTAGCTGAAGATTTCTCTTCATAAATCCTCCGACAGCTCAGGAACCTTCAGCAGTTTAAGGTTTCTGTCTCAGTTCAGATACAGAAGATACGCTGCACTCAGCGGTGACACGCCGACGCACACCGACCCATTTTATACAGTCACTGTGGGTTTATCTTACCAGGCTTACCTCATTTATTTACTCTAACGTTAAATTgacccttttatttatttatgcatttattttttctacatttttttttttttttgcattttttttgtatttatttattttatgcatttatCTATGTATGCACaatattttccctttgcatttcaccccttattattgtggaaatgaaataaataaatgcaaaaataaataaataatgaatacaaaaataaataaataaattaaaagaaaataataaaaataacggactttcacccagaagaccggcgttcgtgtcccgtgtgaaaccagaagtcaacattgcaCATTTATTTGTCAAGTTAGTTAAGAACTTAAGTAACAGCACTTCCGAAGATATttaaagccaaaccacaatcttttcctaaacctaagtagttttgttgcctaaacctaacagagTAGTACTTTCCTTatctatctttgtattaattcccttatttatttactgtaatgttaaatttcccatttttaaaaaaaataatttgcatttaatttgtatttttattattttatttttatttctgtatttatgctTATTTTGACTGCATTATGcaatgtttttcaaaaattttTACACTGTTTTTAATACTGATCTGGTCATTTATGATATTTAATCTGAATAGGACATAGCCgattaaataaaagtaaatatataaatataaataataacgaTAACGGGTTAAcgtaaattcgttttaatgccactaatttcttttacgcattaatgcaacatgTGTATTTCTTATACAactttagtaaaaaaaacatgataaactgGACTGGATTTGAGACACATGCACATTGCAACTGTACATTGTGTCACGTCTctgcacgtgcacacacactcatcactGATGCATGAAACACACAGAGCAAACGACATACGAGCGACACGCTGTAATGACTTTTCCGTGACATTTCCACACCGTGGACGACTCAATATCCATCTAGAAGGTCCCAGTCTGTCATCGATGAACACAAAATGCTCAAAGGAGAAAAAGAAGCTCCTCCTAAGCCTGTTGCCGTGTGGAGATGTCAGGACATGTGCATGTTTCTGAAAGGTTAATCACAACAGAAACACTCACTATGCCAGACCCCAGCAGACCAGCAGGGGGAGACGCCAGCTGAGACCGACCAGTTAGTTGTTGTTGTGCCAAACCGCCCTCACTCAAGAGAGTGTGACATTCAAAGCTACTCATCCTTTACTACACCTGCAGCACCGTGCAGCCATCATACGTCTGCAGTATGAACACAATACAGTGAGAACATGCTTCACACTGTGCAGCTGCTGTGCGTGAGAATAGCACCTCCTCTTATACATCGCGGGCTGACAGTGTCGTCCGCTGGCTGTGATGAGAGGTGTCAGTCTGATAATGAAGCTGCTCTGAAGTGAAGCTgagaaggggggggggattCTCAGGAATATCTCCGTTACTGTAACTCCTCTTTCAACAGACTGAAACAGACTGCAGCTAGGAGGACTAACCTCACATCCTTCAATTTATATTCATACTAACTCAACTTATGTATGAAGGAAAATAGCAAGTGCACTTTGATACCACTGTCCCTGTATCACAATCATTACTTCCCTTATTCATTTActcttctgtatacttttcccttttatttatttatgtatttatttgttaattttttaaatgtatttatttttgcattattctatttatttatttttgcctttttttaatttattttatatttattttaaatgcatgtatttatgtatttatttatttaatttgcatttcCCTCATTTGattaatgaggcagaaatgcataaagaaatatgtaaagaaatatataaagaaaagaatacagaaataaataagtttggggaaataaataaacgttgaaatgcaaagggaaaattgtgcagaaataaataaataaataaataaataaataaataaataaataaatacacaaataaataaaaataaatgctaaaaatatataaatatatttataaaactaaatacataaataaataaattaaaacagaagagtaaataaataaggggaataatacaaagataaatttataaagaagcaaattaaaacagaaatatcaatttatgccacattttgtcaattaattaatggctacatttatttttaatattatttttgctacatctaatgaaatttttttttatttatcgagtaatttatttattcattcattcatttttttttattttggcagcttcCATCCTCCACATACTAGTAGGTTTTGTGCAAGGACAAATGCTACCGCCTCAacagcattttaaaacaaaaagcatTTATTTGAGTAGTCCAGGACAACCCGGGAGTCAACGGGGATGACCCCGCTGCTTCACTGATGACAGTAAAAAGGCATCAAAAAGAAGTCTTCCATTTGCTATCTCCCAAGCCTTCAATTTCATGTCGGCTCACAATGGGAGTTCGGGCTGAGGGACGGAGGCGGCGCGCCACACTGtgatcatcaaaaaaaaaaaaaataaaaaggaaaaagggaTCAAAACCCTGCTTTCCTTTTCCCCACGGTGCGGAGATATACGTCTGTCAGAGAACAGAGAGGAAGGCCTTCTGGCTCCTCTCCTCCGTCTGTACGGATCCAGTTTGATTCCTAAACCTGAGACTGAAGGATGACCAgtaaaaaaaggttttctttACAAGCAGCAGCTGGATCTGATGAACAGATTTACGGTAACAGCAGGAAAACTGAGACGGTGCCGAGTACGGGAAGCACAGCGAAAATTCAATCCTAATCCTTTTAGTAGCGGATTCTTTGCTCAGATCAAATTGCTAAATAACTGAATGgagctattttatttttatgtttatttccaTTGTGGATTTCAGAAATATCTGAAAGTGTGACAGCAGATACTTTGGGATGGATTCATACCGATTCTAAAGCCAGAATAGTGTATGGACTCTgaaatgttatatttgttgggagtggaaaaaaactctgaaatgGCATTTAAATCAGAGGCAAAGTGAAACTCTTGCCCTAAAATAAGTCTTCAGTTCAATCAACCTGGCGTGTAAATACGACAACATTCCATGTGTCATTAGGGccgtactagatgcccgaaccacctcaactgtaccgccggtacaataaccttttattttgatgttaatacaatgtaccagaattcaggAACGTGTAGGATATTGCTGCTGACAtccatgtaatattacgtcacaacgtcggCTGTATcggccgtgtgtttactacgtgtttattttcatatggagcggggaagtgagatcggatcacaagtggtcactggagacgcattctaatgccaggtgtgaagagacgtacttaaagctgtccacttgtgatacgatcactgaggacgcatgttaataccaggtctgaacagggcctaggACGCAATCTAGTTTTTTTGcggtgtcatttgtacgccactcAAAcgcctgcagttatgttaaggCAAGAATAACACTCAGGTAAGACGTCatgaaaaacacatcaaacGCTGGCTGGCCCCCGCCGGGCGCATTTCATCAGAGGCGTttggtcggcttggaaaggcttggGGCGAAGGTGGCCTACCCAGACCTCGCCGCTtgccggggccgtggacaaagtgcttgCTTTTGTGGTCTGGTGGTCTCAAAGACATTCGTGGCCCTGGTACTCCATACTCTGACactttgtcattttctttttttttttaaaaagactatTCATTTTTTACAAGTTTACCTAAAAAGAATCCATATAGATAGGACATGGGATGGATTACaatcataaaaatacaatacaaaacaaaaacagtgatgAAAATGCCAACGCCTCTAATGCCAACATGAGTCACACGCTCCTTTGACGACATTCATGGGTTTCTATTTTGGCTTTCAAATAACAGGTTTGTGAAGACGGGTGGGGTCGTGTTAAGGATGACTCCAATGCGTCATCGAGCCATGATTTCAGCCCTGCCTAAAAAACCCTGAACACTCCACAATCCAGTCCTACAACGTTCACAGTCTTTGCAACATCTTTTCAGTCATTACtttccaacatttataatgtgttcagaaacaagACTTTCCTTTACACGGCCTTTAAAGcttctatctttaaaactgaacctgctggagcctctgaaagacagtaaagtcagtcgggatcgccGGTCTCAGACGGGTTAAATAACTAATTTCATTTTAAGGACTTCTGAAGGCACAAACTATTATCTGCATAAAAGATGAAGTTATGAAATAAGTGATTGGACAAAGAGCCAAATGGATTTCTTGAAAATGTCGGCTGTAAAAAACAGCAACGAGTGATAGAAAACTGCTCGTTTGTGTGTGACGAAGCTGTTTTAGTGAGGAAAGCTGAAAGGACAGAGACCGACTGACAAACGCTCTCCTGCTCTGAACATGAACTctggactttgtggtgtttcaggaggCCTCAGTTATTCTCTCATAGTAGTTTCACATGTTCTCCACCAGCTGTGTCTGATACTCTGGAAtgaagacaggaagaaaagacttTGTTCACGTTAGTTTATTCATCATGTGAAGCGTCACTTTGTTCACACATCtcatcagtaaagtctgttaaaGGATTCAATGATCTCATGTTCACCATCAGCTGGTTTGACCAGAATCTCAGCCATGAGAAAGAGAATAATGAATGAtctccttattgattatgatcaggAGGATTACACTTCTACAATAcctcagaacaacaacaacatcacatcaaTGTGATTCTAGATCTCTTTACAAAGAGAACAGAGTATCTAGAGGATAAAGGAGGTCTTTGTCTCTTCAGAGCCATGCAGTGGAAGAGACACAACAACATACAAATACATCACTACAAATATTCATCACACATTTAGAGCTCAGAGGAGTTTACATCTTCATGTAgagaaacatcatcatcatcatcatcatgagcagtgaaacagacacaggacggagcgccacctgaagacactcaACATTTACAACTCACGAGACGACGTCAAAGTACCGCCCAcaacgtttgattgacagctgatctctgtgcagtgaagacatGACGCAACAATAAGCGAAAAAATAtgagtttaagagttaaaaccAAGCGTgaacctccggtgctgagcaGTGAAGCCGATGCAGAAGTGCCaacaaactgcagttcctctaaCGGCCACTAGAGGCTCTAAAAGAGAGTCAATCCCCacagacctccatgttaaaactgtacagcagaaataaacatgtttacagcctggtacaaaacaACTGTTCTGTTCATGACGACTGAAtatttatataactcacccgtttaaattatattaaagttATGCATAATTAAGGGCGTGGcctctttgagtgacaggtgggcgCCGTCACAGCCGCTAGCCGTCTGCTAGGCGTCACCTCAGCTAATTCCAGTCATTGAGCTCTCAGACGTGTTTGGGGAGAACTTTTCATGCAACATCGGACGTAGTAAAGGCTTGCTCTGCGGGGCGTCGGATGACGGTCTGGATGACCTTGGTGTCCGCATCGGTCGGTTTCCAACAGGATATCAGAAACTGTCCTTGTTTCACGGTAACTTGGCTAAATCCTGGAATAACGTTACCGGACAGCGCCATTCGAGTCTTGTTCTAATTAGCGATCTGACAATTTAACCCTCTGtcccttaaatgacttctgtctagtTGAGTTTACAAAACTCAGCAGTGTCTccatcattaaaaaaattatcatGAAGCCcaagtccagcatagagaggctcagtgaatgtggtctggactctgtggaggagagtcatggtttcagagacgctgtagaaggacagaatacctgcactgtgatccaggtacactcctactctggaggacggaggacctgagacgggggttTTAACATTGTTGTACCAAAATGTATAACTGTTATTGTCACAATCTAacgcccaagatttgtcattgtaTCCAAATCCACATTCACCCCCCCTCCCTGCTCTgctgatactcttgtatgcgactgctacataaactcctctccctctccactccacctcccagtaacaacgtccagtcagactctctctactcaggacctgatcCCAAttagtgaatctgtctgggtgactagaatAAGACTGATGTTGCCatgttaatgttgcttttctgttcccctcagataataacagcagtgtgtgtgctgtgtttggatccagtgtgatttcttgTGAATActgtaagaatccagctctggtcttgggctctggttgtgacagtaaaacatccacttcagtcactgtctgtgagacgtttgtccatttctctctcagaacgtcctgtagtttatctctgacttctgacacagccgccgtcacgtcctcaaagtagctcagaggacggatattgatgctggatgagtgtgtagattcactgagtggtgacagtgaggggtagttgTGTAGAAACTgattgtgatcctctgtgtgtgacagcagcttcagctcagcgtctctcctcttcagctcagtgatctcctgctccagcttctcctgaagctctttgactcgactcacttcacttttctgctgggatctgacctgctgcttcacatcacagcttcttttctccatgagacggatcagctcggtgaagatcttctcactgtcctccactgctttatcagcagagcgattgacagcctccacctcctgttggagcagcttcacatctttctctctgtcctggatcctctgctggatgttgagtcgactcacctccagctctctctgcctctcggtcctttctgctgcagctgagacggtgtcgtggcctttatgttcatccacagagcagagataacagatacactgctgatcagtacgacagaacatcttcatcacctcgtcgtgacgagagcagatgttctcctggagcttcttggagggctccaccagcttgtgtttctttaatggagccacatcataatgaggctggaggtgtttctcacagtaagagaccagacacatcagacaggacttgaaggctttccgtttcctcccagtgcagaaatcacaggccacatcttcatgtccagcatagcagtgatcagcaggagcagcttggagtccagtcttcttcagttcctccactaaatctgctaacatggtgtttttcatcaggacaggcctcggtgtgaaggtctgcctacactgagggcagctgtagatcttcttctcatcctctccatcccagaagcctttaatacagttcatgcagtagctgtgtccacaggaagtagtcaccggatccttcagtagatccagacagatggaacaAGAGAACCTTTCGtggtccagctgaactccttgctgcgccatttcacctctcagagaCGACGACTGTCTGAGTCTCACTTCCTGAGAAGTGAaactagtttgagctctgatctaAACAACATGTGCACTGAATGCAGCCTGTCAGCTCTCACTGCACCACCATGTCGgttacacccatcttcaaaactgtagatctgaaggggagggaacgaGGAAATAAGAGGACAGAGTGCAACTGGTTGTgtttgagaggaggaagaggagggagaggaggaagaggagggaggggttatCAGGCTCTGGTTCATTCCAGGAAGAGGAGCGGCACTTTGTTTCCTCAGTTACAACAGAGCCTCGGTTACAACACGCTCTTTAGTTGTGAAATACTTCTCGGGTCGTATTTGTGACAAATCAGAAGAAATACAACTCTCACAGCTCCAGTTCAGAAATCTCTGAGAGGGACAACTTTCAGCTGCTTCCTCTTTTGACGGACAGTCTCAACGCGGCAGCGAGCAGACTGCCAAATGCTACCGCAGGAAGACTAGAAATCTACAGTTCACAGGCATATGGTGCTGTTTACGCAACACCACTTGAGTTTACTTGTGCTGAAGAAGCACATCTGCTCTGCACGGCTGTGTGACCATGTATGAGCAAGAGCTGCACCCACCAAACCACCAAACCACCAAACCACCAAACCACCACGCCACGGCTCAGTCTGAAGGAAAGATTAACCAACCAGGATAAATATTTCTTTATGAAGCCGTTTCACGCAGCTTTCACTCCACAGAACAGACTTTTAAAGCATTGTGAGAGCAAAAGATGAGATGGAACTGTATTTATACTGAAGGAAACTAGTAGGAAACACGCCTTGAGCAGATACTCTGTCAGAAATACAACAACAGACGAAAAAACTGTATATGTGCATTATTGTTAGCAGTAGCAGTGACTTAACACAGCTCTAATCCGGCTGTAAAGAGTGATCATTAAATAGGGAGGCAGATATCAAACAGGGTTATtgtagtaaactgaaactaaaacgaaAATAAGCAGAGAAAATAGTGTTAgtgaactgaaactaaataaaaacgatataatatatcactacttGGTCTGTCAGAAGATTATatcgtgttaacacaaatttgttttaacgccactaatttcttgaacatattaacgcaacttgtgatttttaggttgtagcggctcagttttaaagctagagtgaagatactagtatcatgtgaaactaggaaacctaaagaatccatcggtaccaaccatgtcatgttgttaattgatttccaataataaatatatacatacatttgcataaatccagcatatttgcccactgccatgttgataagagtatattaaatacttattattattattattatcaataataataataataataataataataacaacaataataataaatacaaaaatctccctttagggtacattttgaacagataaaaaatgtgggattaatcacggttaactatggacaatgatgcgattaatcgtgattcattGATCGGCTGCATTAACATTAATGTACAAGAGAGTGCAGCTTTATAATCTTACAGATGATATTAGTACTGGATAGGAATCATGCATCGATATTAA
It includes:
- the LOC141776402 gene encoding tripartite motif-containing protein 16-like, with translation MAQQGVQLDHERFSCSICLDLLKDPVTTSCGHSYCMNCIKGFWDGEDEKKIYSCPQCRQTFTPRPVLMKNTMLADLVEELKKTGLQAAPADHCYAGHEDVACDFCTGRKRKAFKSCLMCLVSYCEKHLQPHYDVAPLKKHKLVEPSKKLQENICSRHDEVMKMFCRTDQQCICYLCSVDEHKGHDTVSAAAERTERQRELEVSRLNIQQRIQDREKDVKLLQQEVEAVNRSADKAVEDSEKIFTELIRLMEKRSCDVKQQVRSQQKSEVSRVKELQEKLEQEITELKRRDAELKLLSHTEDHNQFLHNYPSLSPLSESTHSSSINIRPLSYFEDVTAAVSEVRDKLQDVLREKWTNVSQTVTEVDVLLSQPEPKTRAGFLQYSQEITLDPNTAHTLLLLSEGNRKATLTWQHQSYSSHPDRFTNWDQVLSRESLTGRCYWEVEWRGRGVYVAVAYKSISRAGRGGECGFGYNDKSWALDCDNNSYTFWYNNVKTPVSGPPSSRVGVYLDHSAGILSFYSVSETMTLLHRVQTTFTEPLYAGLGLHDNFFNDGDTAEFCKLN